In the Gammaproteobacteria bacterium genome, ATAACAATATTTATGACATTGAATTCAAAATTATTGGTTATTCAAAGCCGTTTTTAAAGATCAAGTCAAAATCATAGCTGAATAAGGTTGGGTCATTTTCACCAGTTTCTGTCGGAACGTTATTACAATTTGGATCAGGGTCAATTCCGTGTTCCGATAAATCATAGATAATTTGGCCCATATCTTCTGCTTGAATCTCAATCTGAGATAAATAATTGCCCAAACCAAAGCCTTGATCTACAACATGGGTGATGTCAACAGTCATTCAGAACTGTGCCGTCGCCAGTCCGTTAAAAGTTGAACTCATCGCAGTAAACATATTGGTATCGGCACTGCCGTCATATCCCGGGTTTAAGCTAACGGTGCCACCATTAGCAACATGAAAAGGTGGAGTTATGTAAATAAATTATTTCAATATCAATAAGATATAAAGAGTTTTATTTATGTATAATCCTGATAAGATTTTTCTTCGGTTAAATCGGAACCGAGCAGGGCATTCACTTCTTTTTTAACGGTTGCACGTTTGTCATTTTGGAAATACACACTACGGGCAATCTGAATAAATTCATCGTCAAACTCTTTTTTCATTTCTTTCATGCGAATAGCATCTTCAATATTCCAAAGGTCTTGATTGACGTTTGTGAGTTGAGATTTTAAATCGTCAAGTTGTGAACTTGATTCAACATTTTCTTGCCATGTTTGAGTCAAAATATGGAGTTCATGATTGACATTCTTGAGTTTCTCAGCATCGCTAATATGCTTGGCTTTGATTTCCAAAATAGTAATTTTATCGAGTAATTCTCCAAAAGAGACCGGTGCTGAAACAATGTTCATATTATTTTCCGACTTAAAAATCCCGAATTATACTTAAATTTAGGGTAAATTTCTTTTGATATTATGCTTTCGCAGGTTAGACTTTGTTTTTTTCTATATTGTTAATGAATTCTTGATAGCTTCAAACTATAAAGTTTCTTTAAATAGAATTCTTCTCATTATCCTGTCTTTTGTATTTCTAACAAGCCCTGCAAATAGTCTTACACAATGGCAAAAGATAAAAGAGAAAGGATATTTAAGCTGGATTACTCGCCCCAGTCCGTTGACTTATTACAATTCATTGGATGGTATTATTGGATTGGAGCATGATATTCTCAAAGGTTTTTGTGAGGAAAATAATATCAATTTGATAACATTGTCAGCAAATTCCAACTATGAACTTTTCAAACGATATGATAGTGAGAATATAGACATAGTCGGTGGTCATTTGAGCTTGACCAAAGAAAGATTAACAAAATATAAAGCATCTGATGCTTATGATAAAACATCTGTTCATATCATCAGTTCATTAAGAAAACCCAAAATCAGAGGCTTGGAATATTTGCCGGAGTATCGCGGTGTGGTGCTTGAGAATTCGTCCTATGGTGCTGTTGCTACATCGTTGATAAAAAATCAACAGGCGAATATTGAACTGTATAATGGTGAAAGTATTTATGAACTTTTACAAGATGTCATGTATGGAAAAATAGATTACACACTGGCAGATATTGGCATTTACAATATTTTTAGAAGTTATGTCCCTAAATTAAGGTTAGGTCAAAAAGTATCTAATGAACAGAGTCTGGTTTTTTATAATAAAAATTTAAATGATGACTCTCTAATCGTAGAACTGAATAAGTATCTCAAAAAATACATCTTTCAGAACAAAGTCAATCGCTACAAGAAGTTTCTGCAACAAACTCTGCCCAAAAGCAAGCCGGCTGATACCGTTCAATTTATGAAAAACTATAACAAGCGGTGGCAAGAAGTCAAACCTCTTATTGATACCGTTGCTGAGAAATATGGCATCAATCCTATATTACTGGCCGCTATCAGTTATCAAGAGTCACACTGGAATGCCGATGCGGTGTCTCCGACATTGGTCAAAGGGTTGATGATGTTGACAAAAGCGGTTGCAGAGGAACAAGGGGTCAAAAATCGCTTTGACCCTTTCCAAAGTCTCGAA is a window encoding:
- a CDS encoding DUF6165 family protein, with amino-acid sequence MNIVSAPVSFGELLDKITILEIKAKHISDAEKLKNVNHELHILTQTWQENVESSSQLDDLKSQLTNVNQDLWNIEDAIRMKEMKKEFDDEFIQIARSVYFQNDKRATVKKEVNALLGSDLTEEKSYQDYT
- a CDS encoding transglycosylase SLT domain-containing protein, with product MIASNYKVSLNRILLIILSFVFLTSPANSLTQWQKIKEKGYLSWITRPSPLTYYNSLDGIIGLEHDILKGFCEENNINLITLSANSNYELFKRYDSENIDIVGGHLSLTKERLTKYKASDAYDKTSVHIISSLRKPKIRGLEYLPEYRGVVLENSSYGAVATSLIKNQQANIELYNGESIYELLQDVMYGKIDYTLADIGIYNIFRSYVPKLRLGQKVSNEQSLVFYNKNLNDDSLIVELNKYLKKYIFQNKVNRYKKFLQQTLPKSKPADTVQFMKNYNKRWQEVKPLIDTVAEKYGINPILLAAISYQESHWNADAVSPTLVKGLMMLTKAVAEEQGVKNRFDPFQSLEGGVKHFLKMKQTIPERISEPDKTYFALAAYNIGYGNLEKARVITQMNGKNPDIWEDVKEHLPELNDMDGFNVDGKTAVRYVENIRVYQKLLQWKQQI